A stretch of the Marivirga tractuosa DSM 4126 genome encodes the following:
- a CDS encoding LolA family protein: MKKQLLVAVFLVLYIPVYAQMFNNVSVNAELRKVNNSRIQNLRLTSYFDASGKMVAIYERPENLVIINDEKGRVTIYDSKNNTVVQANNPYYSSRANELYYFINNKKNDLGLSEIGFQLQDSKVEDGLIITEWVPPMDGMKYFSFIKIVHENDNPIYLEYRDQDNEIIKKVYYYNYEYFNQLEIPTAVTTIDYLSENDSTVSKTIYSDFQFNTDENKENLKYKVPSDAEVIK; the protein is encoded by the coding sequence ATGAAAAAACAATTACTAGTCGCAGTCTTTTTGGTTCTATATATACCTGTTTATGCACAAATGTTCAATAATGTATCAGTAAATGCTGAATTAAGGAAAGTAAATAATAGCAGGATACAAAATTTACGTTTGACAAGTTATTTTGATGCTTCAGGTAAAATGGTGGCTATCTACGAACGCCCGGAAAATTTAGTTATTATTAATGATGAAAAAGGCAGAGTAACAATTTATGATTCAAAAAATAATACTGTTGTACAAGCCAATAATCCGTACTACAGTAGTAGAGCAAATGAATTATATTATTTTATAAACAATAAGAAAAATGATTTAGGATTATCTGAAATTGGGTTTCAATTGCAAGATAGCAAAGTAGAGGACGGATTAATTATTACAGAATGGGTACCTCCAATGGATGGGATGAAATATTTCTCATTTATCAAAATAGTTCATGAAAACGATAACCCTATCTACTTAGAGTATAGAGATCAAGATAATGAGATCATAAAAAAAGTGTACTACTATAATTATGAATATTTTAACCAGCTTGAGATTCCTACCGCTGTAACTACTATAGATTATTTGAGTGAAAATGACAGCACGGTATCCAAAACTATCTATAGTGATTTTCAATTTAATACGGATGAAAATAAAGAAAACCTGAAATATAAAGTGCCGTCTGATG